The genomic interval CCTATCGCCACTTCATCCATGTTGAAACCCTAGATCCGGTGAAGGATCTCGGAAATGCCGCCTTCCACCTCAACTCGTACCGAATCTTCTTGAACCGAGAGGATTGGGACAATAGGCGCCCCCCGATCTTTCAGCACGGCGTCTAGGCGACAGCCACCTCTCCTTCGAAGCCAGGAACAGATAGTTGCTATGTCATAGGGTGATCGTTGCGCCATGTGTGTCCGAACGTTTCACCGATATCACTGCACTCAAGACGTCGCTAATCTGCTTTCAATGCGTCAACGTTCAATGGCTTCGTTCACCCGGCAGATAGAACTCCGTAATCCCGCGCTTCCCCTCGACCCGCCCGAGCTGGACGATCACATCTATGGATTTCCGGATGTATTCCCGCACCTCGGCAAATGTCAGCGGCGTCCCTGCCTGCAGCACCATGATCGCCAACCGGTCGATGGCCAGTTCCGCGGTTTCAGCGTGGATGGTTGAGACCGATCCGCCATGGCCGGTGTTGATCGCTTCGAGATAGGTGAGCGCCTCGGCACCGCGCAACTCGCCGACGATGATCCGGTCGGGACGCATGCGGAGGGAGGCTCGCAGGAGGGCGTTGGCGCTGCGTTGCGACCCGGCACCGCGGTCGGCCAAGAGGGCGACGGTGTTCGGCTGGCCGGGGAAAAGCTCAAAGGCGTCTTCGATGGTGATCAGCCGTTCGTGTTCGTTTAAATGCGTCAGAAGGTGCCGGGCGAAGGTGGTCTTGCCGGTCGAGGTGCCGCCACTGATCAGGACATTGAGCCGCGCTTCGACCAGGGTTTGCAGCGCGGCCTCAAGGTTCTCTTCGGCGAGGGAGGCGATGTTTTTCATCTTCTCGGCGCGGAGCGCATCGAGCGAGACGGCCTTGCCGAAGAGATAGGTCGGCGCGTAGTCCCGGACGCTGCCCGAGGCGAAGAGGCGGATGGTGATCGAGGCCCCGCGATCAATGGCGGGCGGCACGGCGACCTGGACCCGGAGGGGGCGGCCCGCATATTCCACCTTGCCGGACACGAGGGGGTTCTTTTCAGAGACGCGGGCCTTGGCATCGCCGACGATGGTCTGGGCCATGTTGAGGGCTGTGGTCCGGTCCACGGTCTGACCTTCGTGGCGCATGGTGGCGTCCCCCGCGACCTCGAGCCAGACCTTGCCGTCCGGGTTGATCGCGACCTCGACCACGTCATCGCGTCTCAGCAGGTCGCGGAATGGATCGAGATAGCGCTCGAGGTATGAGGCTGGTGATGCCTGCTCCATCAGTAAATCACCACATCCCGGTCCACGAGCACGGTGACCGAGGCGCCCTGATCGACATAGATCGTCGGCGCGATCGAAACCTGCTCGGCAATAACCGATCCAACCGCATCCTGCAGGTCGCTGCCGACATCGCCAAGGACGATGCTTGTGGTTTCATTGTTGGCACTTTCCGCCGCCACGGATGGTGCCGCCCCGATCACGGAAATCAGCGCGGCCCCGCCGAAGCGCTCGGCGAACTTGGTATCGACAAGACCAGTGAGGCCTGAGCGGCCAAGCTGGTCCCCGCCGACGGCGGCGATTTCCATCGAGGTGCCGTCCGGCGTCAGGACACGGGTCCATAGGATCAGGATGCGCTTTTGGTGCATCTCGATGCCGGAGCGGTACTGGCCAAAAAGGCGGGAGCCACGGGGGATCAGGATCCGGTCCCCGGAAAACGCCGGGACCGGTTCGGAGACGACCGCCACAACGGAGCCCGGCAGATCGCTGTTGATGGCGGTCTGAAGCGCCGCCTGGATGACGGACCCTTGGGTCAGCGTGCGTTCAGGATGCGTGAGGCGCGCGGCCTCTTGCACTTCGAGCGGTCGCGCACTCTGCAGGAACTGTTCATTGCCCGAGAGGACCGGTCCACTTGCGCCAGCGGCTGCAGGATCGGCCACCGCCGCGCCACTCGTACCACCACGTGGACCGTCGGCATAGACCACGGCGGGGGATTTGATCTGCGCGGTTAGAAGCTCCTCGGCGACCCGTTCGGCCTCGCGCTGGCGCTGCTCCTCTTCCTGGCGGCGGCGTTCTTCGAGCAGGCGTTGATCGGCGATCAGCCCTTCGCGGTCGAGCTCAGCCTCGAGCCCCTCGCGTTGCGCGCGTTCGGCATCAAGCATGGCCTGCAGCCCTTCGATGCGGGTCTCGGTCTGGCGCTGCAGGTTGGCCAACTCGGCCTCCTTCTCCGCTATAAGTGCTTCCAAGGCCGCCTTCTGCTCGTCGAAGGCTTCGCGCAGGTCAGCGACGGCAGACTGGATTTCTGAATTGCGCGCGGCCTGGCTTGCGGCGAGGGCCTCGCGGAGCTTGGCTATTTCGGCCAGCACCTCGGCGCTTGCCTCCGGGGCAGGGGCCGTGGGCACCTCGAGTGCTTCCTCGACGGCGATCAGCGCATCATTGACCCGTTGCTCGGTCTCGTCAGGCGGAAACTCCAGCCGCCCGCCGGTGCCGGGGCGACGGTCCTGGAAGGTCTCGACATCGGAGGTCTCAAGCGCGCTATCGCCCTCTTGCAACCCGGTGGCCAAGAAATACGCGACCCCGGCCCCGCCGAGGGCGAGGGCGGCGGCGAGCGCGCCGACCCCGAGGCTGTTGCCGCGTTTGGATTTGCCGCGCTGGCTGAATTGATCGAGACGGTCCTGCAGGTCGGGAGGGGTTTGATCGGCCATGGTCAGTTGCTCACGTAGATCGCGCTTTCGTCGCGCCAGGCGCAGATCGCCTCATCGCCGATGCGCAGCGTCCAGTAGGTGTTCACCCCGAGCACGCGGACGGTATTGCCTTGCTGGGTCCAGTTCACCGTGCGTTCGCGGCCCTGGTCATCGGCCTTGAAGAGGGCGGGCTGGCGACCGTTCTCCGGAAAGACGAAGTACGTGTAGCGCCCGTCGTCGTAGATATGGCTGGGGCGGAAGTCACCTTCGCCCGAGACGCGGTAGTTGTAGTTGCGCGGGGCCTCAAAGCCTTTGGGTTGGGTGGCGCCTGCCGCGCGGCGTTCCTCGTCAGGGTAGCGGAAGCGGACCTCGAAGAACATGCCGGTGCGGTTCGGGATCGAACCTTCGCGCAGGTGGAAGGAATAGGTGCGGCGGTTGGTGATTACCGTCATGTTGGTCGAGGCATTCGCCACATGCGGTTTGATCGTGAGCACATTGCCGAGCTCGGGGATCGGATCGACCTGAAAGCTCTCAGTGTCGCCGACAATCACCGCCTCGAACCTCTCCCCGGCCCCGAAATGGATCGTCGTCGAATGCCTGAGATCGGTCTCGATCCGATAGACCTGGTTTTCATTGTAGACGGCGGTGCGGATGCGGATGTCGAGCGGGCCGCCTTGGGGGGTGGCCTCGGCGAGTGCGGCAACAGGCATGGCAAGCGCCAGGAGGAGCGCGGGCAGGGATTTCATCTTGGTCAATTCTCCAGGGTTTCGGCGTCGACGCGGTAGGAGGTCACCACGAAGCCCAAGGGGTTGGCCCAGACGTCCTGAAGGCGCTGGCGGGTTTCGGGTTGGAAATCGTAGCCGACGGTGGCGACGTAAGAGCGCGTCACGGTGCGGGTATCGCGGGGGCGGCGTAGCGTGCGGGTGAAGCGGACCTGGGCCACGCCGCGCTCGATCTGGTTCACGGACTTGATGACCACCTCGATCTTGGCGTCGCGCCCATAGACGGTGATCGGGTAGTCCTCATTGGTCGAGGACCAGAGATCGCGCAGCGTGCG from Paracoccus albus carries:
- a CDS encoding ATPase, T2SS/T4P/T4SS family, which encodes MEQASPASYLERYLDPFRDLLRRDDVVEVAINPDGKVWLEVAGDATMRHEGQTVDRTTALNMAQTIVGDAKARVSEKNPLVSGKVEYAGRPLRVQVAVPPAIDRGASITIRLFASGSVRDYAPTYLFGKAVSLDALRAEKMKNIASLAEENLEAALQTLVEARLNVLISGGTSTGKTTFARHLLTHLNEHERLITIEDAFELFPGQPNTVALLADRGAGSQRSANALLRASLRMRPDRIIVGELRGAEALTYLEAINTGHGGSVSTIHAETAELAIDRLAIMVLQAGTPLTFAEVREYIRKSIDVIVQLGRVEGKRGITEFYLPGERSH
- a CDS encoding TrbI/VirB10 family protein, translating into MADQTPPDLQDRLDQFSQRGKSKRGNSLGVGALAAALALGGAGVAYFLATGLQEGDSALETSDVETFQDRRPGTGGRLEFPPDETEQRVNDALIAVEEALEVPTAPAPEASAEVLAEIAKLREALAASQAARNSEIQSAVADLREAFDEQKAALEALIAEKEAELANLQRQTETRIEGLQAMLDAERAQREGLEAELDREGLIADQRLLEERRRQEEEQRQREAERVAEELLTAQIKSPAVVYADGPRGGTSGAAVADPAAAGASGPVLSGNEQFLQSARPLEVQEAARLTHPERTLTQGSVIQAALQTAINSDLPGSVVAVVSEPVPAFSGDRILIPRGSRLFGQYRSGIEMHQKRILILWTRVLTPDGTSMEIAAVGGDQLGRSGLTGLVDTKFAERFGGAALISVIGAAPSVAAESANNETTSIVLGDVGSDLQDAVGSVIAEQVSIAPTIYVDQGASVTVLVDRDVVIY
- a CDS encoding TrbG/VirB9 family P-type conjugative transfer protein, which translates into the protein MKSLPALLLALAMPVAALAEATPQGGPLDIRIRTAVYNENQVYRIETDLRHSTTIHFGAGERFEAVIVGDTESFQVDPIPELGNVLTIKPHVANASTNMTVITNRRTYSFHLREGSIPNRTGMFFEVRFRYPDEERRAAGATQPKGFEAPRNYNYRVSGEGDFRPSHIYDDGRYTYFVFPENGRQPALFKADDQGRERTVNWTQQGNTVRVLGVNTYWTLRIGDEAICAWRDESAIYVSN